The Dunckerocampus dactyliophorus isolate RoL2022-P2 chromosome 1, RoL_Ddac_1.1, whole genome shotgun sequence genome has a segment encoding these proteins:
- the LOC129176617 gene encoding zinc finger protein OZF-like, with amino-acid sequence MLSPKNGHMKDERRLPPEQQDWNSRMEHIKEEEEDNGPQLPSIKEEKEESRSPHIKKEEEPQLLNLKEEEKEPQTPHIKKEEEDHSISQEGEHLEGLEGFPVIGVAVKSDDDEDKGESEEKRELEPPSSSSTQHMTTEADGDHCGGSQAHNLLAPLSDSDDITSHSSDTDDEDSNADMTCHTDNTRWKCSQCDKTFVSKGNLIRHRRLHTEEKRFPCSVCGKTFFLLSNLQVHIRTHTGEKPYPCTVCGKRFSRRSNLTRHTKIHTGEKAFPCTVCGKRFSRRSNWNAHTNTHTGEKPFPCTVCGKRFSQTSDLKKHTRLHTGEKPFPCTVCGKKFTRKSELKRHTRIHTEEKPFPCTVCGKKFSQASELKRHTKIHTGEKPFPCVVCSKRFSRQSHLKRHTKIHSGEKPFNCTVCGKRFSQTSQLKRHSKTHTGEKPFPCIVCSKRFSRRSHLKRHTRIHTGEKPFPCTVCGKRFSQTRGYKAKRV; translated from the exons atgttAAGCCCTAAAAACGGCCACATGAAAGACGAGAG acgtctTCCCCCTGAGCAGCAGGATTGGAACTCCAGGATGGAACAcattaaagaagaagaggaggacaaTGGTCCACAACTCCCCAGTATtaaagaggaaaaggaggagtCCCGGTCTCCACACattaaaaaggaggaggagccacagctcCTCAACcttaaagaagaagaaaaggagccacagaccccccacattaaaaaggaagaggaggatcacagcatcagtcaggagggagagcatctcgAAGGCCTGGAGGGgttcccagtgattggtgtcGCTGTGAAGAGTGacgatgatgaagacaaaggtgaaagtgaggagaagagagagttggagcctccaagcagcagctcaactcaacacatgacaacagaagctgatggagaccactgtggaggatcacaagcacacaacctcttagctccactatcagatagtgacgacataacgtcacactcttctgacactgATGACGAAGACTCGAatgctgatatgacatgtcacactgacaacacacgctgGAAATGCTCTCAATGTGACAAAACTTTTGTTAGCAAGGGAAATCTGATAAGACACCGGAGACTTCACACTGAAGAGAAACGTTTtccctgctcagtttgtggtaaaacatTCTTTCTCCTGTCAAATTTGCAAGTACACATAAGAactcacactggagagaaaccttatccttgcacggtgtgtggGAAAAGATTCTCTCGGCGGTCGAATTTgaccagacacacaaaaatacacactggCGAGAAAGCGTTTCCATGCACGGtatgtggtaaaagattctctcggCGGTCGAATTggaacgcacacacaaacacacacactggagagaaaccttttccttgtacagtgtgtggtaaaagattctctcaaacaagtgatttaaaaaaacacacaagactacacacgggagagaaaccttttccttgcacggtgtgtggtaaaaaaTTCACCCGAAAAAGTGagttaaaaagacacacaagaatacacactgaagagaaaccttttccctgcacggtgtgtggtaaaaaaTTCTCCCAAGCAAGTGagttaaaaagacacacaaaaatacacactggagagaaaccttttccttgcgtGGTGTGTAGTAAGAGATTCTCCCGgcagtcacatttgaaaagacacacaaaaatacacagtggagaaaaaccttttaattgcacagtgtgtggtaaaagattctctcaaacAAGTCAGTTAAAAAGACactcaaaaacacacactggagagaaaccttttccttgcattGTGTGTAGTAAGAGATTCTCTCGGCGGTCACATTTGaaaagacacacaagaatacacactggagaaaaaccttttccttgcacggtgtgtggtaaaagattctctcaaacAAGGGGGTATAaggcgaagcgagtttag
- the LOC129176592 gene encoding zinc finger protein OZF-like, with translation MLVSVCLSALLIKDICEEHLTPDQQDWNSRMEHVKEEEEDGDPQSPNIKEEEEEPQPPHIKEVASEPKPPYIKEEQEEPQAPHIKEVESEPQPPYIKEEEEEPQALKLKEEDKEQQPPHIKAEEEDHSISQEGDHLEGLEVFPVIGVTVKSEDDEGESEEEREVEPPSSSSTQHMTTEADGDHCGGSQAHNLLAPLSDSDDTTSHSPDTDDEDSEADMTCHTDNTRWKCSQCDKTFVNKGNLKRHRRLHTGEKPFTCSVCGETFFLQSNLKEHTRIHTGEKPFPCTVCGKRFSRRSNLNVHTKTHTGKKAFPCTVCGKTFSRRSNLSVHTKTHTGEKVFPCTVCGRRFSRRSHVKEHTKIHTGEKPFPCTMCGKRFSQTSDLKIHTRIHTGEKPFPCMVCGKKFSQTSELKRHTRIHTGEKPFPCTVCGKRFSRQSKLNVHTRIHTGEKPFPCSVCSKRFSRQSHMKRHTKIHTGEKPLPCTVCGKRFSQTSELKRHTRIHTEEKPFPCAESGVKNSVSGQI, from the coding sequence ACATCTGTGAAGAACATCTTACCCCTGACCAGCAGGATTGGAACTCCAGGATGGAacacgttaaagaggaagaggaggatggggATCCACAATCCCccaacattaaagaggaagaggaggagccacagccaccccacattaaagaggtaGCGAGTGAGCCCAAGCCTCCTTACATTAAAGAGGAACAGGAGGAGCCACAGGCACCACACATTAAAGAGGTAGAGAGTGAGCCCCAGCCTCcttacattaaagaggaagaggaggagccacaggcACTCAAGCTTAAAGAGGAAGATAAGGAGCAACAGCCGCCCCACATTAAAGCGGAAGAGGaggatcacagcatcagtcaggagggagatCATCTTGAAGGATTGGAGGTgttcccagtgattggtgtcactgtgaagagtgaagatgatgaaggtgaaagtgaggaggagagagaggtggagcctccaagcagcagctcaactcaacacatgacaacagaagctgatggagaccactgtggaggatcacaagcacacaacctcttagctccactatcagatagtgacgacacaacgtcacactctcctgacactgatgatgaagactctgaagctgatatgacatgtcacactgacaacacacgctgGAAATGCTCTCAATGTGACAAAACTTTTGTTAACAAGGGAAATCTGAAAAGACACAGGAGActtcacacaggagagaaacctttcacctgctcagtttgtggcgaAACATTCTTTTTGCAGTCAAATTTGAAagaacacacaagaatacacaccggagagaaaccttttccttgcacggTTTGTGGGAAAAGATTTTCTCGGCGGTCAAATTTGAAcgtacacacaaaaacacacactggaaAGAAAGCTTTTCCTTGCACAGTGTGTGGTAAAACATTCTCTCGGCGGTCAAATTTAAgcgtacacacaaaaacacacactggtgagaaagtttttccttgcacggtgtgtggtaGAAGATTCTCTCGGCGGTCACATGTGAAAGAACACACTAAAatacacaccggagagaaaccttttccttgtacgatgtgtggtaaaagattctctcaaacaagtgatttaaaaatacacacaagaatacacactggagagaaaccttttccatGCATGGTTTGTGGTAAAAAATTCTCTCAGACAAGCGagttaaaaagacacacaagaatacacactggagagaaaccatttccttgcacggtgtgtggtaaaagattttcTCGGCAGTCAAAACTGAAcgtacacacaagaatacacactggagagaaaccatttcCTTGCTCGGTGTGTAGTAAGAGATTCTCTCGGCAGTCACATatgaaaagacacacaaaaatacacactggagagaaacctttaccttgcacggtgtgtggtaaaagattctctcaaacAAGTGagctaaaaagacacacaagaatacacactgaagagaaaccttttccttgcgcAGAGAGTGGGGTAAAAAATTCTGTCAGCGGTCAAATTTGA